The Ciconia boyciana chromosome 2, ASM3463844v1, whole genome shotgun sequence genome has a segment encoding these proteins:
- the TRA2A gene encoding transformer-2 protein homolog alpha isoform X2 — MSDVEENNFEGRESRSQSKSPAGSPARVKSESRSGSRSPSRASKHSESHSRSRSKSRRRSRSRSYTPEYRRRRSRSHSPMSNRRRHTGSRANPDPNTCLGVFGLSLYTTERDLREVFSRYGPLTGVNVVYDQRTGRSRGFAFVYFERIDDSKEAMEHANGMELDGRRIRVDYSITKRAHTPTPGIYMGRPTHSGGGGGGGAGRRRDSYYDRGYDRGYDRYEEYDYRYRRRSPSPYYSRYRSRSRSRSYSPRRY, encoded by the exons ATGAGCGACGTGGAGGAGAACAACTTCGAGGGGAGG GAGTCTCGCTCCCAGTCAAAATCTCCAGCTGGGAGTCCTGCTCGTGTAAAATCGGAGAGCAGGTCAGGATCTCGCAGTCCATCGAGAGCTTCCAAACATTCTGAATCTCACTCTAGGTCAAGATCAAAATCAAG GAGACGTTCTCGAAGCAGATCATACACGCCAGAATACCGTCGTCGAAGGAGCCGTAGTCATTCTCCAATGTCCAACAGGAGAAGGCACACTGGCAGCAGA GCTAATCCAGATCCCAATACATGTCTTGGAGTGTTTGGTCTCAGTTTGTATACTACTGAGAGAGATTTGCGTGAAGTCTTTTCCCGTTATGGACCTTTGACTGGTGTCAACGTGGTTTATGATCAACGGACTGGACGATCAAGaggatttgcttttgtttattttgagagAATTGATGATTCTAAAGAG GCAATGGAGCATGCGAACGGTATGGAGCTGGATGGCAGGAGGATTCGGGTGGATTATTCAATCACCAAGAGAGCACATACGCCCACCCCAGGCATCTACATGGGCAGGCCAACACA CAGTGGAGGAGGTGGTGGCGGTGGAGCAGGTCGTCGCCGTGACTCATATTATGATAGGGGGTATGACAGAGGATATGACAGATATGAAGAATATGACTACAGATACAG gaGACGATCACCATCGCCTTATTATAGTCGATACCGATCACGATCAAGATCCCGTTCCTATAGTCCAA ggCGCTACTGA
- the TRA2A gene encoding transformer-2 protein homolog alpha isoform X1, with the protein MSDVEENNFEGRESRSQSKSPAGSPARVKSESRSGSRSPSRASKHSESHSRSRSKSRSRSRRHSHRRYTRSRSHSHSHSHRRRSRSRSYTPEYRRRRSRSHSPMSNRRRHTGSRANPDPNTCLGVFGLSLYTTERDLREVFSRYGPLTGVNVVYDQRTGRSRGFAFVYFERIDDSKEAMEHANGMELDGRRIRVDYSITKRAHTPTPGIYMGRPTHSGGGGGGGAGRRRDSYYDRGYDRGYDRYEEYDYRYRRRSPSPYYSRYRSRSRSRSYSPRRY; encoded by the exons ATGAGCGACGTGGAGGAGAACAACTTCGAGGGGAGG GAGTCTCGCTCCCAGTCAAAATCTCCAGCTGGGAGTCCTGCTCGTGTAAAATCGGAGAGCAGGTCAGGATCTCGCAGTCCATCGAGAGCTTCCAAACATTCTGAATCTCACTCTAGGTCAAGATCAAAATCAAG ATCCAGGTCCAGAAGACATTCGCACAGACGTTACACTCGTTCCAGATCCCATTCCCATTCTCATTCCCATAGGAGACGTTCTCGAAGCAGATCATACACGCCAGAATACCGTCGTCGAAGGAGCCGTAGTCATTCTCCAATGTCCAACAGGAGAAGGCACACTGGCAGCAGA GCTAATCCAGATCCCAATACATGTCTTGGAGTGTTTGGTCTCAGTTTGTATACTACTGAGAGAGATTTGCGTGAAGTCTTTTCCCGTTATGGACCTTTGACTGGTGTCAACGTGGTTTATGATCAACGGACTGGACGATCAAGaggatttgcttttgtttattttgagagAATTGATGATTCTAAAGAG GCAATGGAGCATGCGAACGGTATGGAGCTGGATGGCAGGAGGATTCGGGTGGATTATTCAATCACCAAGAGAGCACATACGCCCACCCCAGGCATCTACATGGGCAGGCCAACACA CAGTGGAGGAGGTGGTGGCGGTGGAGCAGGTCGTCGCCGTGACTCATATTATGATAGGGGGTATGACAGAGGATATGACAGATATGAAGAATATGACTACAGATACAG gaGACGATCACCATCGCCTTATTATAGTCGATACCGATCACGATCAAGATCCCGTTCCTATAGTCCAA ggCGCTACTGA
- the TRA2A gene encoding transformer-2 protein homolog alpha isoform X3 yields the protein MSNRRRHTGSRANPDPNTCLGVFGLSLYTTERDLREVFSRYGPLTGVNVVYDQRTGRSRGFAFVYFERIDDSKEAMEHANGMELDGRRIRVDYSITKRAHTPTPGIYMGRPTHSGGGGGGGAGRRRDSYYDRGYDRGYDRYEEYDYRYRRRSPSPYYSRYRSRSRSRSYSPRRY from the exons ATGTCCAACAGGAGAAGGCACACTGGCAGCAGA GCTAATCCAGATCCCAATACATGTCTTGGAGTGTTTGGTCTCAGTTTGTATACTACTGAGAGAGATTTGCGTGAAGTCTTTTCCCGTTATGGACCTTTGACTGGTGTCAACGTGGTTTATGATCAACGGACTGGACGATCAAGaggatttgcttttgtttattttgagagAATTGATGATTCTAAAGAG GCAATGGAGCATGCGAACGGTATGGAGCTGGATGGCAGGAGGATTCGGGTGGATTATTCAATCACCAAGAGAGCACATACGCCCACCCCAGGCATCTACATGGGCAGGCCAACACA CAGTGGAGGAGGTGGTGGCGGTGGAGCAGGTCGTCGCCGTGACTCATATTATGATAGGGGGTATGACAGAGGATATGACAGATATGAAGAATATGACTACAGATACAG gaGACGATCACCATCGCCTTATTATAGTCGATACCGATCACGATCAAGATCCCGTTCCTATAGTCCAA ggCGCTACTGA